A stretch of the Neisseria sp. DTU_2020_1000833_1_SI_GRL_NUU_006 genome encodes the following:
- a CDS encoding DciA family protein, with translation MNLEQLGKRDARLAGLLQQSQQWRRLDAAVKRILPANLHPHFQTACIEEGRLVLLAANGMAASRLKMILPALVPQLQELNAGIRDVAVKVVPKPPAQPKVNSLHLSGAALESFDAAAAKLEDKHPELAAALAELVRKHSR, from the coding sequence ATGAATTTGGAACAATTGGGCAAGCGGGATGCGCGGTTGGCCGGTTTGTTGCAGCAGTCGCAACAATGGCGCAGGCTGGATGCGGCAGTCAAACGCATCCTGCCGGCAAACCTGCACCCGCACTTTCAAACTGCCTGCATCGAAGAGGGCAGGTTGGTGTTGCTGGCGGCAAACGGTATGGCGGCTTCGCGCCTGAAAATGATATTGCCCGCACTTGTGCCGCAGCTTCAGGAATTGAACGCGGGGATTCGGGATGTGGCGGTCAAAGTCGTGCCGAAGCCGCCGGCACAACCCAAAGTCAACAGCCTGCATTTGAGCGGGGCGGCATTGGAGAGTTTTGATGCGGCGGCGGCAAAATTGGAAGACAAGCATCCTGAATTGGCTGCCGCGCTGGCGGAGTTGGTGCGCAAACACAGCCGTTGA
- the azu gene encoding azurin, with protein sequence MKAYLALISAAVIGLAACSQEPAKPAENAAPAASEAAPAETAAPADAAPASEAAPADSAAAPAAGNCATTVEANDAMQFNTKEIQVSKACKEFTVTLKHTGTQPKESMGHNIVIGKAEDMDGIFKDGAGAAATDYVKPDDARVVAHTKLVGGGEEASLTLDPAKLAGGEYKFACTFPGHGALMNGKVTLVD encoded by the coding sequence ATGAAAGCATATTTAGCCCTGATTTCTGCCGCCGTTATCGGTTTGGCTGCCTGCTCGCAAGAACCTGCAAAACCTGCTGAGAATGCAGCGCCTGCCGCTTCTGAAGCCGCTCCTGCGGAAACTGCTGCACCTGCCGATGCTGCTCCTGCTTCCGAAGCAGCGCCTGCCGATTCTGCCGCAGCACCTGCCGCCGGCAACTGCGCGACTACTGTCGAAGCCAACGACGCTATGCAGTTCAACACTAAAGAAATCCAAGTCAGCAAAGCTTGTAAAGAATTCACCGTTACCCTGAAACACACCGGTACCCAACCTAAAGAAAGCATGGGTCACAACATCGTCATCGGTAAAGCCGAAGACATGGACGGTATTTTCAAAGACGGTGCCGGCGCTGCTGCAACCGACTACGTGAAACCTGACGATGCACGCGTTGTTGCCCACACCAAACTGGTCGGCGGCGGCGAAGAAGCTTCCCTGACTCTGGATCCTGCCAAACTGGCGGGCGGCGAATACAAATTTGCCTGCACCTTCCCGGGACACGGTGCTTTGATGAACGGCAAAGTGACTTTGGTCGACTAA
- a CDS encoding hemerythrin domain-containing protein: MNPFETKSVTFAEPIEMLYACHGKVRRFCGQVAMLSDYIAENGCNQIVLQTIRQIAQYFNVAAPLHHEDEEENFFPLLLQYAPQAQESVDELLRQHVSLHGNWDAVAAEFAKLEADNAYIPDAEAFKRFVAGYDVHLAIEEPLFDMGKTFIPKEKLTEIGEIMAARRRR; this comes from the coding sequence ATGAATCCGTTTGAAACCAAAAGCGTTACCTTTGCCGAACCGATAGAAATGCTGTATGCCTGCCACGGCAAAGTGCGCCGTTTCTGCGGCCAGGTCGCCATGCTGTCGGACTATATCGCCGAAAACGGCTGCAATCAGATTGTTTTGCAAACCATCCGCCAAATCGCCCAGTATTTCAACGTTGCCGCACCGCTGCACCATGAAGACGAAGAAGAAAACTTCTTCCCGCTCCTGCTGCAATACGCGCCGCAAGCCCAAGAAAGCGTGGACGAGCTTTTGCGCCAGCATGTGAGCCTGCATGGCAACTGGGACGCCGTGGCTGCCGAATTTGCCAAACTCGAAGCAGACAATGCCTATATTCCAGATGCAGAAGCGTTCAAACGCTTTGTGGCAGGTTACGATGTTCATCTAGCGATTGAAGAGCCTTTGTTCGACATGGGCAAAACGTTTATCCCCAAAGAGAAGCTGACCGAAATCGGCGAAATCATGGCGGCGCGCCGACGCAGATAA
- a CDS encoding SMC-Scp complex subunit ScpB, with the protein MNEKLPPDALIEAALLTQTEPLNEKSMRELCVPPLSQDKLIDVLAQLKTRWQGRALQLVHTHEGWRFQIAQAAFERLGSLQEQRAPRYSRAVMETLAIIAYQQPVTRGDIEGIRGVAVSQNVMQTLQDRGWIEVIGHRDSVGRPALWATTETFLSDLQLDSLEELPPLTELGELVLPDLVETPPTGDEKGPAEESENSGRLVN; encoded by the coding sequence ATGAACGAAAAACTCCCTCCCGACGCGCTCATCGAAGCCGCGCTTTTGACCCAAACCGAACCCCTAAACGAAAAATCCATGCGCGAATTGTGTGTGCCGCCGCTGTCGCAGGACAAATTAATCGATGTATTGGCGCAGTTGAAAACACGTTGGCAGGGCAGGGCGTTGCAACTGGTGCATACGCACGAGGGCTGGCGGTTTCAGATTGCTCAGGCGGCATTCGAGCGGCTGGGCAGCCTTCAGGAGCAGCGTGCGCCGCGCTATTCCCGCGCCGTAATGGAAACGCTGGCGATTATTGCCTACCAGCAGCCGGTGACGCGAGGCGACATTGAGGGCATACGCGGCGTGGCGGTGTCGCAGAACGTGATGCAGACTTTGCAGGACAGGGGCTGGATTGAAGTGATCGGGCATCGTGATTCGGTCGGGCGGCCTGCATTGTGGGCGACGACGGAAACATTTTTGAGCGATTTGCAGTTGGACAGTTTGGAAGAACTGCCGCCATTGACCGAGTTGGGTGAATTGGTGTTGCCCGATTTGGTGGAAACGCCGCCGACAGGCGATGAGAAAGGGCCTGCGGAAGAGTCTGAAAATTCGGGCAGGTTGGTCAACTGA
- a CDS encoding HI_0552 family protein codes for MLTPKSCDLFNIPFFQFAQLKKYQPESIPQIKADYKENWQIWQQLIQQVAADLGEPFAPPHIERWCNGWQVRAHFFAYFKYAQYKNSAAILSILLNRRRLSVSLDWHCYKADVSPIALPEYNRWLDDFDTEKYAAFDMWHGAESEYDDYRTVAQQSESDRKLQNNEDFFCIGKHIERDDLGKQDVAKWIVETVEDLLPLYEACHGG; via the coding sequence ATGCTGACGCCAAAAAGCTGCGATTTGTTCAATATCCCGTTTTTTCAGTTTGCCCAGCTCAAAAAATACCAGCCCGAAAGCATTCCGCAAATCAAAGCCGACTACAAGGAAAACTGGCAGATATGGCAGCAGCTGATACAGCAGGTCGCCGCAGATTTGGGCGAACCTTTCGCACCGCCGCATATCGAACGCTGGTGTAACGGCTGGCAGGTTCGCGCCCATTTCTTCGCCTACTTCAAATACGCCCAATACAAAAACTCCGCCGCGATTTTATCGATTTTATTGAACCGCCGCCGTCTGAGCGTCAGCTTGGACTGGCACTGCTACAAAGCCGACGTGTCGCCGATTGCACTGCCGGAATACAACCGCTGGCTGGATGATTTCGATACTGAAAAATACGCCGCATTCGATATGTGGCACGGCGCGGAAAGCGAATATGACGACTACCGCACCGTCGCACAACAAAGCGAATCCGACCGAAAGCTGCAAAACAACGAAGACTTTTTCTGTATCGGCAAACACATTGAACGCGACGATTTGGGCAAACAGGATGTAGCAAAATGGATAGTCGAAACGGTGGAAGATTTGCTGCCGCTTTATGAAGCCTGTCATGGGGGATAA